A window of Neorhizobium galegae bv. orientalis str. HAMBI 540 genomic DNA:
ACCACGCTACGTTGCTGCAGGACCTGCCCTTGATGTCGAACGCCGACAGGAACATGGTCCTCTTCGACTGGAACCGGACTGAGCGGGAATACGACACGACCGCCTGCGTCCACCAGCTTATCGAGCGGCAGGTCGACCGGACGCCGGATGCCGAAGCTCTGGCATTCCACGGCCGTTCCCTTTCTTATCGCGAGATGGACGAGCGGGCGAACCGCATCGCACAAGCGCTGGTCGCCCAGGGCGTCGGCCCGGACGTCACCGTCGGCCTCTACCTGCCGCGTTCGCTCGACCTGGTCGTCGGCGCGCTTGCGATCATGAAGGCGGGCGCAGCCTATATTCCGCTCGACCCACATTTCCCGGCCGATCGCCTCGCCTTCATGATCAAGGACAGCGGCGCGAAACTTGTCCTGACCGAGCGTCGCCTTGCGAAATCCGAGACGCTTGATGGTAGCAACTTCCTGTGTGTCGAGGATATTCTCAGAAACCAGACTACAGCGGACCGGCCAACAAGCGACGTTACTTCCAGCAATCTCGCCTATGTCATCTATACGTCGGGCTCTACCGGCCTGCCGAAGGGCGTGATGCTCGAGCATCGCAACGTCGTCAATTTCTTCGCCGGCATGGACGAGCGGGTGCCGCGCGCCGCCGATCGTCGCAATGTCTGGCTGGCCGTCACCAGCCTCTCTTTCGATATTTCCGTTCTGGAACTCTTCTGGACCCTTGCCCGTGGCTTCAAGGTCGTCATCCATTCCTCGGAAGTCATCGAAGCCAAGGCAAAGGGCGCGTCTTCCGCCGGGAGAGGCACCCATCTGGATTTCGGCCTCTTCTACTGGGGTAATGACGGCGGAGTTGGTCCGGACAAATACCGCCTGCTGATCGAAGGCGCGAAATTTGCCGATGCCAACGGATTCGATTCCGTCTGGACGCCGGAGCGCCATTTTCACGCCTTCGGTGGCCCCTATCCGAACCCGGCCGTTACCGGAGCGGCTGTCGCGGCGGTCACCAAAAACCTTTCGATCCGCGCCGGCAGCTGCGTTCTGCCGCTCCATCATCCGGCGCGCGTCGCCGAGGAATGGGCGGTTATCGACAATCTCAGCAATGGGCGCGTCGCACTTGCCTTCGCCTCCGGCTGGATGCCGGAGGACTTCGTGCTGCGGCCCGAAAACGCGCCGCCGAAGAACAAGGCGAGCCTGACCCGCGACATTGAGGTCGTCCGCAAATTGTGGCGTGGCGAGAGCGTCGATTTCGATTTCGGCGCCGGCTCGGTCGCAGTCGTGACCCAGCCGCGGCCGGTCCAGAAGGAACTCCCTATCTGGCTGACCACCGCCGGCAATCCGGAAAGCTATCGGGAAGCCGCTCGGCTTGGCGCCAACGTGCTCACCCATTTGCTCGGCCAGTCGGTCGACGAGCTTGCGGAAAAAATCCGTATCTACCGACAGACGCTCACTGAGACAGGCCGCGACCCCGCCGATTACAAAGTCACGCTAATGCTGCACACCCTGATCGGCGAAGATCGCAACGAGGTGCGGGATCTGGCGCGCGGCCCGATGAAGGAATACCTGCGCAGCGCAGCGGCCCTCATCAAGCAATATGCCTGGGCGTTTCCGGCCTTCAAGAAGCCGCAGGGCATCGCCCAGCCGATGGATATCGACCTCCAGTCGCTCGCGCCCGAGGAGATGGATGCCATCCTGGAATTCGCCTTCCTGCGTTATTTCGAGGACAGCGGCCTGTTCGGCACGGTCGAGGATGCGCTGGAAAGGCTGGATCAGGTCAAGGGGGCCGGCGTCGACGACATTGCATGCCTCATCGATTTCGGCCTGGCCGACGATATCGTCCTGGAAAGGCTGCCGCTGCTGGCCGAAGTGGTCAAGACGAGCAAGAATCCCGTCAGCGAAGAGACCGGAGACGGTTTTGCAGAAGAAATCCGCAAGCATCGGGTTACCCATCTGCAATGCACGCCCTCGATGGCCCGCATGTTCATGATGATCGACGAGGACCGCGCTGCCTTGAGCGATGTCCGCCATCTCTTCCTCGGCGGCGAGGCGCTGCAGGGGTCGCTTCTCGCAGCCTTGCGAACCGTCACCGATGCGACGATTGAAAACATGTACGGCCCGACCGAGACGACAATCTGGTCTTCGACATTCACGGCCGGCCCATCGACAGGCGTCGTGCCGATCGGCCATCCGATCGCCAATACCCAGCTCTATGTGCTCGACAATGCCTATAATCCGGTGCCGCCCGGCGATGTCGGCGAACTCTATATCGGCGGCGATGGCGTCGCCCGCGGATATCACAACCGCGAACAGTTCACCAAAGAACGCTTCCTGCCGAACCCATTCATGGAAGGCCGGATCTATCGAACCGGCGACCTTGCTCGCTTCGACAGGAACGGCGTCCTACATTTCCTCGGCCGTACCGATCATCAGGTAAAGATCCGCGGCCATCGCATCGAGCTTGGCGAGATCGAAGCGCGGATCGGCACATTCGCCGGCATCCGCGAGGCGGTCGTGGTCGCTCGCAAGGACAACCCCGGCGACGTGCGCCTGGTGGCTTATATCCGCACCGGCGGGACGTCCGTCTCCGAACAGGATTTGCGTGCCTATATCGCCGAAGCTCTGCCCGATGCGATGATACCATCGCATTTCGTGACGATGGAGGCCTTCCCGCTGACGCCGAACGCCAAGGTGGATCGTAACAAGCTGCCGGCTCCGACGGAAAAGGTCCAGTCCACGCCCGCGACGTTCATAGAACCGTCCAACAGTCTGCAACGCGACATCAGCGAGGTCTTCAGCCGCGCACTTGGGCTCGAAAAGGTCGGCATCTTCGACAACTTCTTTGCACTCGGAGGACATTCGCTGCTCGCTGTGCAGGTCCATCGCGAAATGAAGGCAAAGCTGGCACCGGATCTGACGATCACCGACCTCTTCCGTTTCCCGACGGTTGCCCTTCTGGCCGACCATATCGCCGGCAAGGGTAAGGCCGATATCCAGCTGAGCAGGGTGGCCGAGCGAGCCGCATTGCGCCGCAATGCGATGGAACGGCGCCCGACGCTGGTCCGCGTGGAAACGAAGGTCTAGCTATGCTGCTGGAAGGCATATTCGACCCTTCCGTGTCGGTTGCCGAATCCGACCTGTTCGGCGACGTTTCGAAACTCTATCCCGAAGAGAGAACGGCGATCGCCACGGCGGTGAAGAGCCGGCAGCAGGAGTTCACCGCCGGCCGCACCTGCGCCCGGCGGGCCATGGGCCATCTGGGCCTGCCGGATATGGCCATCCCCGTGGGGTCCGATCGTGCGCCGATCTGGCCGGCCGGCATTGCCGGAAGCATCAGCCACTCCACCACGCGATGCGTAGCGGCTATCGGCCGCCATTCGGACGGCATCAAGGCTCTCGGACTCGATCTGGAGGAAGCGACGCCGCTTGACGACACCTATGCGCAGGAGATCTGCACCCCGCGCGAGCGGCAATGGCTCAACCGCCAGCAATGGGGCACTCGCGGCCGGTTGGTGAAGGCGATCTTCAGCGCCAAGGAATGCACCTACAAGTGCCAGTACGGCCTGACGCGCACGATGTTCGGTTTCGAGGCCATCCGCATCGAATTGAACCTCGCCGACGGGCACTTCGCCGCTTATTTCGAGATCGATGTCCCGCCCTTTAGGACTGGTGACCGGCTTGTGGGCCGGATCAGGCTGCGGGACGGATATGTCGTCGCCGGCATGATCATCCGCTGAAGCATTCAGCCGTAGCCCTGGCGATCTCGCAGCCGGGCGAGCTGAAGGCGAGGAAGGCAGATCGTACCCGGAGCCTGTCCTGAGCCTGGGCCAGGCCGCCAATAACCAAGAAGAACGTACTTCTAGCCCATTTCACTATGAGGCAACCGGCCAGAAGTCGGTGGCGGCATTTTGCGTAGCCGGCTGCATTCACTCGATCAATAACCATTTTGGCACGAAGAACAGGCTTCAATTGACCCACCTGCCATCAAATGGGCGTAGATAGGTTCGACCTGATCCCACCTGCCCCAAAATAGGATGAGCCCGCGCTCACTCGAACTGTGTAGCGTGGTCAGCTTAGAACGCTCGGCCCTCCCGTTATGATTGACTCCTTGAGACGCTATCGTCGGAGGGAAATCATGCAACAGGACATACTGGTCGCCGCAGCATTGTTATTGTCCGTCGTTGTCCTTGTTCCGACTGTCTTTTTCGCGATCGAGTGCCTTGCGGGAAGCATCGGCCGGCAGAGCACACCGCCTCGTCAGAACGGCCGACGACCGCAAGTCGCGGTTCTTGTCCCGGCGCACAACGAAGAGCTTCAGATCATCGGCACCCTGCAGAGCATCCAAAGCCAGATGCGCGACGGCGATCGGCTGGTCGTCGTGGCCGACAATTGCAACGATCTCACCGCCTCGCTGGCGCGCGAAGCGGGCGCGGATGTCATCGTACGGTTCGATCCGCTTCGCCGCGGCAAGGGATACGCCCTCGACGCCGGCGTCAGGTACCTCGGCCTGCTGCCGCCGGACGTGGTCGTCATTGTCGACGCCGATTGCTGGCTGGAACCGGGCGCGCTCGATAACCTCGCCCTCATGGCCGCGGCAACGAACGGACCCGTGCAATCACGCTATCTGATGTTCGCGCCGCCGGACGCAAGCATCAACCTCGCTGTTTCCGAATTCGCATTTCTACTGAAGAACCGGATCCGGCTTCTTGGACTGGCTAAACTCGGGCTTCCTGCGCAATTGACCGGCTCGGGCATGGCATTTCCCTGGGCCGTCCTGCGTGACGCCGCACTTGCGAACGGCGATCTGGTCGAAGACATGAAGCTGGGGCTGGACCTCGCGCGGATTGGCCACGCTCCGCTTTTTTGCGATGCCGCAGCCGTAAGCAGCAGGTTTCCGTATTCAAAGAAAGGCCTCGAAACACAAGCCTCCCGATGGAACGCGGGCCGCTTGGCGTTAGCGGCACACCTTTTCTCGGCCTTGCTTGACGTCAACACGTTGCGGAACAGAGCCTATCTGGCGCTCGTCGTCGATGCGCTCATACCGCCACTGACATTGCTGGCAGCGCTTCTCCTGCTCTCACTGTTTCCGGCAGTCTTCCTCGCGACTTCGGGAATTGCGATCGCGCCGTTGGCCATCTCGATCATCAGCATCCTGGCTTTCGATATCGCGCTGTCCGTAGCTTGGTGGCGTCACGGCAGACGCGCGCTTCCCATGCATGCCATGGCTGACATCCCGGGATACATCTTCAAGAAACTGAGGCTCTATCCGCGCCATGTCATCGAAGCCGGCGGGGCCACCTGGATCAGAACCGATCGAACCAGGATTCACTGATCCGGGGCGAGAGGGGCATTCCCCTTTCGGAAAGTCGGCTCAGGACGTGGGATCCGGGACGACCTCGGCCTCCGTCAGGTTCGTCCTTGTCGCTGAGAGTTTCTGAGCAATATGCTCTGCAACACGCAAGGCGTTCGCGGCTACCGTGAGGCTTGGATTGGCCCCTCCGCTGGTCGGAAAGAACGAAGCATCGACGACATAGAGATTGTCCAGGTCGTGCACGCGGTTGTTGGTATCCAATACCGCGGTAGAGGGATCCGAACCAAACCGGCATGTGCCACAGGCATGGCCGTAGTTGAGGTTGACTTCGGAACCGAGCATCATCATCCGGTGCCACTTGAATGCTTTCCGGTATAGTTTGCGGAAGGCCTGCATTCTTTGCCGCAACTCGGCATGAATGGTATATTCGAAATACATTCTGGCCGGATCTTCCGGATCGGGCCTGACGCGATTTTCGGGATAAGGCAGATCCTCGAGGATAGAAGTGAATATGGTCGCATTGCCTGAGATAAGGGCGCCGATCATCGCCGGAATGCGCATGAAGGGCTTCAGCGGCTTCAGCCAGATCCAGCCATTCCGGTCGATCAGCGATTTCAGGAAGTGAAGCACGTTGTTGGCGGTCGCCGTCAGACCCGTAGACTGGATGACGCCCAGCTTGAGGCCTTGATATTCGTAGAAATCGCGAAGACCGATAGCCTTTCCCGGCTCTGAAACACGGGTTCTGCCACGAGGCCAGACAGCGAAGAAATCAGACGCGTGAAACATCAGATTGCGCCCCACGAGGTCTGACGTGTTTGCAAGGCCGTTCGGCCAGAACTCGTTCGTGGAATTAAGAAGCAGCAAGGGCGTTGAAAGCGCCCCGGCGGCGAGCACATAGAGCTTCGCAACGATCGCCAGCTCGTTCCCGTTCTTCCGGCAAGACAATTGCGTGACCGCCTGGTCATCGGCCGAGATCTTTTCCACACTGCACTGATCGATGATCATCGCATTGCCCGTCGCGAGCGCCGGCTCGACGAATGCCCGCCGTGCGTCCTGCTTGCAGGACTGGTGACAGATGAAGCCGCCGCATTGGCTACATCCGTCGATATATCGGCAGGCCGTGTGAACCCGATAGGGATGCATTCCATTCGACTGCGCGGAATCGAAAAAATGCTGGTCGCATCGGGTCATGGCAGGAGGCTCGATAACATCGGATTGCGGCTGCAGCGGGTCCTGGCTGCCGCGAACGTGCAGAAGGCCTTCCGCCTTGCGGTAAAAAGGCTCCAGATTTTCATACCCGATGGGCCAGGCCGATCTGCCGGACTTGTCGACGATTTTGAAGTCGCTTGGGGAAAACCGTTCGAGCGCTGCAGCATAGATGAGCGTCGAACCGCCAACGCCGCAACCGAGTGCAGGAAAGAAGCGCACGGGATGAGCATCCACCGTGCCGGAAATCTGCTGCGGCCACCGGCCATTTCTCAAGCGTTTCGCTTCATCCGGACTGTCAGGATCATCATCTTCATCCTGCGGGAACTCAGCCAAGCCTTTTTCGATGAAAAGGACGCGATATCCGGCGGTTGCCAAAGCGTATCCCATTGCCGCCCCGCCCATTCCGGCGCCGACGATGGCAACGTCCCATTCAAATTCCATCCACACCCCCAACTCAAAACAAAGGGCTGTGGCGGTTAGCCTTCAGCCGGCCGGACCCCTCCGGCGGCTGAGCCCCAATATCCAAAATTGCTGCTAACGTTCAATTTATCGGCAGAGCAAGACAGTCCCGCCTTCTCGTTCGAAATATAAAATAGATCTATACCATTTAATTTAAGTCAAAATAAAATTATCTCGGAAATCTCGAAGGCAAATTCAACCCTATAGAG
This region includes:
- a CDS encoding GMC family oxidoreductase, which gives rise to MEFEWDVAIVGAGMGGAAMGYALATAGYRVLFIEKGLAEFPQDEDDDPDSPDEAKRLRNGRWPQQISGTVDAHPVRFFPALGCGVGGSTLIYAAALERFSPSDFKIVDKSGRSAWPIGYENLEPFYRKAEGLLHVRGSQDPLQPQSDVIEPPAMTRCDQHFFDSAQSNGMHPYRVHTACRYIDGCSQCGGFICHQSCKQDARRAFVEPALATGNAMIIDQCSVEKISADDQAVTQLSCRKNGNELAIVAKLYVLAAGALSTPLLLLNSTNEFWPNGLANTSDLVGRNLMFHASDFFAVWPRGRTRVSEPGKAIGLRDFYEYQGLKLGVIQSTGLTATANNVLHFLKSLIDRNGWIWLKPLKPFMRIPAMIGALISGNATIFTSILEDLPYPENRVRPDPEDPARMYFEYTIHAELRQRMQAFRKLYRKAFKWHRMMMLGSEVNLNYGHACGTCRFGSDPSTAVLDTNNRVHDLDNLYVVDASFFPTSGGANPSLTVAANALRVAEHIAQKLSATRTNLTEAEVVPDPTS
- a CDS encoding 4'-phosphopantetheinyl transferase family protein is translated as MLLEGIFDPSVSVAESDLFGDVSKLYPEERTAIATAVKSRQQEFTAGRTCARRAMGHLGLPDMAIPVGSDRAPIWPAGIAGSISHSTTRCVAAIGRHSDGIKALGLDLEEATPLDDTYAQEICTPRERQWLNRQQWGTRGRLVKAIFSAKECTYKCQYGLTRTMFGFEAIRIELNLADGHFAAYFEIDVPPFRTGDRLVGRIRLRDGYVVAGMIIR
- a CDS encoding glycosyltransferase family 2 protein, whose amino-acid sequence is MQQDILVAAALLLSVVVLVPTVFFAIECLAGSIGRQSTPPRQNGRRPQVAVLVPAHNEELQIIGTLQSIQSQMRDGDRLVVVADNCNDLTASLAREAGADVIVRFDPLRRGKGYALDAGVRYLGLLPPDVVVIVDADCWLEPGALDNLALMAAATNGPVQSRYLMFAPPDASINLAVSEFAFLLKNRIRLLGLAKLGLPAQLTGSGMAFPWAVLRDAALANGDLVEDMKLGLDLARIGHAPLFCDAAAVSSRFPYSKKGLETQASRWNAGRLALAAHLFSALLDVNTLRNRAYLALVVDALIPPLTLLAALLLLSLFPAVFLATSGIAIAPLAISIISILAFDIALSVAWWRHGRRALPMHAMADIPGYIFKKLRLYPRHVIEAGGATWIRTDRTRIH
- a CDS encoding MupA/Atu3671 family FMN-dependent luciferase-like monooxygenase, which codes for MAQDIPVITPEGDYAAQLTQYDYDWLFSIANLKMVPNAIWQHARIGAANFHDGLLPDMAGLNTPAWAILEGHDRHGITWHAITEGIDEGDIYAQQHFEISADETALTLNTKCFEAGIATFSEMLGDIERGTLTPHRQDFTSRTYYEQLRRPPAAGTLDFTASANELSRLVRGLDFGAPYLNPLATPKVQFGNDVFTVRNLRVLDGELNGEPGLVLSVGAHGVTVGTADMPVLLEAVRKDVAGPITLSSVLRPGDRLPLMNDREKDTLSQAVSTLARHEGFFRRTLETIADITLPYVKASEAEHAPDIRTIPLPFTGQLSRQERVALTAAFLNRLSGQPTFDLAYTNDRLIELGAHHPGYFAKSIPLRIDAAGQASIHDLLGHVDRSLKVLDERQGYCRDLADRYPGLTAPELTIGIADISNPALTDEIDGCALTFRLGETRADLVYDRARVDERQAQDLATAFAILASAFEDHATLLQDLPLMSNADRNMVLFDWNRTEREYDTTACVHQLIERQVDRTPDAEALAFHGRSLSYREMDERANRIAQALVAQGVGPDVTVGLYLPRSLDLVVGALAIMKAGAAYIPLDPHFPADRLAFMIKDSGAKLVLTERRLAKSETLDGSNFLCVEDILRNQTTADRPTSDVTSSNLAYVIYTSGSTGLPKGVMLEHRNVVNFFAGMDERVPRAADRRNVWLAVTSLSFDISVLELFWTLARGFKVVIHSSEVIEAKAKGASSAGRGTHLDFGLFYWGNDGGVGPDKYRLLIEGAKFADANGFDSVWTPERHFHAFGGPYPNPAVTGAAVAAVTKNLSIRAGSCVLPLHHPARVAEEWAVIDNLSNGRVALAFASGWMPEDFVLRPENAPPKNKASLTRDIEVVRKLWRGESVDFDFGAGSVAVVTQPRPVQKELPIWLTTAGNPESYREAARLGANVLTHLLGQSVDELAEKIRIYRQTLTETGRDPADYKVTLMLHTLIGEDRNEVRDLARGPMKEYLRSAAALIKQYAWAFPAFKKPQGIAQPMDIDLQSLAPEEMDAILEFAFLRYFEDSGLFGTVEDALERLDQVKGAGVDDIACLIDFGLADDIVLERLPLLAEVVKTSKNPVSEETGDGFAEEIRKHRVTHLQCTPSMARMFMMIDEDRAALSDVRHLFLGGEALQGSLLAALRTVTDATIENMYGPTETTIWSSTFTAGPSTGVVPIGHPIANTQLYVLDNAYNPVPPGDVGELYIGGDGVARGYHNREQFTKERFLPNPFMEGRIYRTGDLARFDRNGVLHFLGRTDHQVKIRGHRIELGEIEARIGTFAGIREAVVVARKDNPGDVRLVAYIRTGGTSVSEQDLRAYIAEALPDAMIPSHFVTMEAFPLTPNAKVDRNKLPAPTEKVQSTPATFIEPSNSLQRDISEVFSRALGLEKVGIFDNFFALGGHSLLAVQVHREMKAKLAPDLTITDLFRFPTVALLADHIAGKGKADIQLSRVAERAALRRNAMERRPTLVRVETKV